In a genomic window of Pedosphaera parvula Ellin514:
- a CDS encoding non-ribosomal peptide synthetase: protein MNNDSHPTEDSKGKLELLDFLLQNEGVNVTEESSIRRRDNPDDYPLSFSQKRLWFLDQFEPGSHYNDFFHLRIQGPLNVPAFQKSLDEIVRRHEVLRSSFNVSEGEPVQKIAPPNGMELPMIDLTSLPGTVRLEEATRLAVEHGLAPFDLRSGPIMRAKLLRIAAEDHLLLFTLHHIVMDGWSRSVFLSELSRLYQAFASGQLSPLPPLPIQYADFAVWQARQVKEEALLKQLNFWKEQLAGAPALLELPATFPRPAVQSFKGARHPIRIQNQTTEALKALSRKEGCTLFMTLLAVFQTLVLRYTGQTDIVVGSPIANRNRMETEQLIGYFVNTLVLRTNLSGNPTFREVMLRVREVSLAAYANQDMPYDKLVEELRPKRDQSYNPIFQMMFVYQNAPAPHLRAADISISTFEVDCGMAKFDLTFNLAESAEGIDGWIEFATGLFDETTICRLAGHYLALVETILHDPDQRVLVLPMVTGEERRRMLVDWNESGVPYPQDKCLQELFEEQVSNSSEAIAVVCGEEQLNYRELNSRANQLAHYLRESGIRPNDLVGISVERSIEMMVGLLGILKAGGAYVPMDPAYPAERLAFMLADSKARILLTQNGIADKITGMSARILRLDGDWEDVAKHSTENPVKAGTPEDLIYVIFTSGSTGRPKAAGVYHRGFVNLVSWLMTEFDLSAADSAVMASSLSFDLTQKGLFAPLLRGGTLHIPPPGPYDPGLIASIIREKKATFVNCTPSAFYPVLETGDPKAFEKVSSLRYVLLGGEPISLQRLTPWLDSEHCRAEIDNTYGPTECTDVSAFYRVRKENRYLYSFVPIGRPVYNTKLVIVNSEMEICPVGVSGELLIGGVGVGAGYLTDAALTASKFVPNPFPEIPGARLYKTGDLARYLPDGNIDYLGRIDHQVKVRGFRIELSEIESILSTHPAIREVVVILHKSERAPITDAAQGGNFATPEPVLVAYYAFKTGASLEIAEIRRYLMEKLPDYMVPSIFISVEKFSLSPNGKVDRKALPAPERNHAELTPSYAPPRTETERQIAEIWAKALRLERVGVNDSFFELGGHSLLMVQVHAKICQLIKASLPIAKLFQYPTISSLANHLAQPSAESGSLQRVRDRARLQKGALTRQRQIKEIAL, encoded by the coding sequence ATGAACAATGATTCGCATCCAACTGAAGATTCAAAAGGCAAGCTCGAGTTACTTGATTTCCTGCTTCAGAACGAGGGAGTTAATGTGACTGAGGAGAGTTCAATCCGACGTCGCGACAATCCGGATGATTACCCGTTGTCCTTCTCTCAAAAGCGGCTGTGGTTTTTGGATCAGTTCGAGCCCGGCTCACACTACAACGATTTTTTTCACCTGCGGATACAAGGTCCGTTGAATGTTCCCGCATTCCAAAAGAGTTTGGACGAAATTGTACGTCGTCATGAGGTGTTGCGCTCAAGCTTCAATGTGAGCGAGGGTGAGCCTGTCCAGAAGATTGCTCCTCCGAATGGCATGGAATTACCCATGATAGATCTGACTTCGCTGCCCGGAACTGTTCGCCTGGAGGAAGCCACACGCCTGGCTGTCGAACACGGCCTCGCTCCGTTTGACCTGCGAAGCGGTCCCATTATGCGAGCCAAGCTTCTGCGTATCGCAGCTGAGGATCATTTGCTCCTCTTTACATTGCATCATATTGTCATGGACGGCTGGTCCAGAAGTGTGTTCCTGAGCGAATTATCGCGTCTTTATCAAGCATTTGCTTCAGGTCAACTTTCACCACTGCCGCCGCTGCCGATTCAATATGCTGACTTTGCAGTGTGGCAGGCACGACAGGTAAAGGAAGAGGCGCTACTCAAACAACTGAACTTCTGGAAAGAGCAACTGGCTGGAGCACCAGCTTTATTGGAGTTGCCTGCAACTTTCCCGCGACCTGCCGTCCAAAGTTTTAAAGGTGCGCGGCATCCCATTCGTATTCAGAACCAGACAACTGAAGCACTAAAGGCTTTGAGCAGGAAAGAAGGTTGCACACTATTCATGACATTACTGGCTGTTTTCCAAACTCTCGTATTACGCTATACGGGGCAGACTGATATTGTGGTTGGCTCACCCATAGCCAACCGCAATCGCATGGAGACCGAGCAGTTAATCGGATACTTTGTTAACACGTTGGTACTGCGCACGAATTTGTCGGGCAATCCCACCTTCCGGGAAGTGATGCTCCGCGTGCGGGAAGTATCGCTGGCTGCTTATGCCAACCAGGATATGCCTTATGACAAACTGGTGGAGGAATTGCGCCCGAAGCGTGACCAGAGCTATAACCCGATTTTTCAAATGATGTTTGTATATCAGAATGCGCCAGCGCCGCACTTGAGGGCTGCGGACATCAGCATCAGTACGTTTGAGGTTGATTGCGGGATGGCGAAGTTTGATCTGACTTTCAACCTTGCAGAGTCGGCTGAGGGAATTGATGGATGGATCGAATTTGCGACGGGCTTGTTCGATGAAACCACCATATGCCGTTTGGCCGGTCACTACCTGGCTTTGGTGGAAACTATTTTACATGATCCTGACCAACGTGTCCTAGTTCTGCCGATGGTGACCGGCGAGGAGAGGCGGAGAATGCTCGTTGACTGGAATGAATCCGGCGTTCCTTATCCGCAGGACAAATGCCTGCAGGAACTTTTTGAGGAGCAGGTCTCAAACTCTTCCGAGGCAATTGCAGTGGTTTGTGGAGAAGAGCAGTTGAACTACCGCGAACTTAACAGCAGGGCAAACCAGCTTGCACATTACCTTCGCGAGTCCGGTATCAGACCGAATGATTTGGTTGGCATCAGCGTGGAACGCTCCATTGAAATGATGGTGGGTTTGCTGGGTATCCTTAAGGCTGGCGGTGCTTATGTGCCAATGGACCCAGCTTATCCGGCGGAGAGACTGGCGTTTATGCTGGCAGATTCGAAAGCCCGTATTCTGCTCACCCAGAATGGCATTGCCGATAAAATAACAGGAATGAGTGCCCGTATTCTTCGCCTGGATGGAGATTGGGAGGATGTTGCCAAACACAGCACGGAAAACCCGGTGAAAGCTGGAACTCCAGAGGATTTGATCTATGTGATCTTCACGTCTGGTTCAACAGGCCGGCCAAAAGCCGCTGGTGTATACCATCGAGGGTTTGTGAATTTAGTGAGCTGGCTGATGACAGAGTTCGATTTGTCGGCTGCCGATTCGGCGGTGATGGCCAGTTCCTTGAGTTTTGATTTAACCCAGAAGGGTTTGTTCGCACCACTTCTGAGAGGTGGAACTTTGCACATTCCTCCGCCGGGGCCTTATGATCCCGGACTCATTGCCAGTATCATCCGGGAAAAGAAAGCAACGTTCGTGAACTGCACACCAAGTGCATTTTATCCAGTGTTGGAAACAGGAGATCCAAAAGCCTTTGAAAAGGTTTCCTCATTGCGTTACGTCCTTTTGGGAGGCGAACCTATTTCTTTGCAACGTCTGACACCGTGGCTGGACAGCGAGCATTGCCGTGCGGAGATTGATAACACGTATGGCCCGACGGAATGCACAGATGTTTCCGCTTTTTATCGAGTGAGGAAGGAAAATCGTTATTTATACAGTTTCGTTCCGATTGGCAGGCCGGTTTACAACACGAAGCTTGTAATAGTGAACTCGGAGATGGAAATTTGTCCCGTCGGTGTCTCCGGGGAATTACTTATCGGGGGAGTTGGGGTTGGTGCGGGTTACCTGACTGATGCAGCATTGACTGCGTCCAAATTTGTTCCGAATCCATTTCCTGAGATTCCGGGTGCTCGACTTTATAAGACAGGGGATTTGGCGCGCTATCTTCCTGATGGAAATATTGATTACCTGGGACGCATTGACCATCAGGTGAAAGTGCGCGGGTTCCGGATTGAGCTGAGCGAAATCGAGAGCATACTATCCACTCACCCAGCGATCAGGGAGGTGGTGGTTATTTTGCACAAATCGGAGAGAGCTCCTATAACTGATGCCGCCCAAGGGGGTAATTTTGCTACTCCTGAACCTGTTTTAGTTGCGTACTATGCTTTCAAAACTGGTGCGTCACTTGAGATTGCTGAGATCAGGAGGTATTTGATGGAAAAACTGCCAGACTACATGGTGCCATCGATTTTTATTTCAGTGGAAAAATTTTCATTGTCACCCAACGGGAAGGTGGATCGCAAGGCGCTGCCTGCTCCTGAACGAAACCACGCTGAATTAACCCCAAGTTACGCGCCGCCGCGGACTGAGACAGAGCGCCAGATTGCCGAGATTTGGGCGAAGGCCTTGCGGTTGGAAAGGGTGGGGGTAAACGACAGCTTTTTCGAGCTGGGAGGACACTCTCTGCTGATGGTGCAGGTCCACGCCAAAATCTGCCAGTTAATCAAGGCCAGTCTTCCCATCGCGAAACTATTTCAGTATCCCACCATTAGTTCGCTGGCCAATCACCTGGCTCAACCGTCCGCAGAAAGTGGTTCGTTGCAAAGGGTACGCGATCGCGCTCGACTGCAAAAGGGGGCTTTGACACGGCAGCGCCAAATAAAGGAAATCGCTCTCTGA
- a CDS encoding sugar transferase produces MDAMDKKTKEDVWKRCYDLFFSAIGLVLLSPFLALIAGAVKISDGGPVFFRQRRVGRGGESFHIWKFRTMIVDAERSGLSVTRDGDARITRIGRVLRKTKLDELPQLWNVFKGEMSFVGPRPEVPKYVERYTPEQKQVLALKPGITDLATLKFRNEEELLKSAKDVELFYLTYCVPRKIELNLHYARKANLWRDSIIILQTLLPQKAFLQPLEIAE; encoded by the coding sequence ATGGACGCAATGGATAAAAAAACCAAAGAAGATGTTTGGAAACGCTGCTACGATTTGTTTTTTTCCGCAATCGGGCTGGTGTTACTCAGCCCCTTCCTCGCCTTGATCGCCGGTGCAGTAAAGATTTCGGATGGAGGACCTGTTTTCTTTCGCCAGAGGCGGGTAGGCCGGGGCGGAGAATCATTCCATATTTGGAAGTTTAGAACGATGATCGTGGATGCTGAGCGCTCCGGATTGAGCGTCACCAGGGATGGCGACGCGCGGATTACTCGCATTGGCCGGGTTCTGCGGAAGACCAAACTGGATGAACTGCCGCAGCTTTGGAATGTATTCAAAGGGGAGATGAGCTTTGTGGGGCCGCGTCCGGAAGTGCCAAAATATGTTGAACGCTACACCCCAGAACAGAAGCAGGTGCTTGCTCTTAAACCAGGTATAACCGACCTTGCCACCCTCAAATTTAGAAACGAAGAGGAACTGCTCAAATCCGCCAAGGATGTGGAACTCTTCTATCTAACGTATTGTGTTCCGCGGAAGATTGAATTGAACTTGCACTATGCCCGCAAGGCTAATCTGTGGAGAGATTCAATCATCATTTTGCAAACCCTTCTTCCGCAAAAAGCTTTTCTACAGCCCTTGGAAATTGCTGAGTGA
- a CDS encoding response regulator, whose amino-acid sequence MSAKKLPPQKRKYQILLVDDHPIMREGFTQLINNEPDLHVCAHVGNATKAFDSIGSLKPDLAIIDIALGSSSGIEVIKNIHSRWNNQLLMALSMHEESVYGERALRAGARGYVMKNETTEEIMRAIREVLRGEVYLSKQMRSLVVQKFLNGEPAHGHFGVEQLSDRELEVFQLIGSGRRTGQIAAELHLSIKTVETYRAHIKEKLMLRNGMELVRHAIHWMNNQ is encoded by the coding sequence ATGAGCGCCAAGAAATTACCGCCTCAGAAAAGAAAATATCAAATTCTGCTTGTGGATGATCATCCCATCATGCGCGAAGGGTTCACTCAGTTAATAAACAATGAGCCGGACCTCCATGTTTGCGCTCACGTCGGAAATGCCACCAAGGCTTTTGATTCGATCGGATCTTTAAAGCCGGATCTAGCCATCATAGATATTGCCTTGGGGAGCAGCAGCGGTATTGAAGTGATAAAAAATATTCACTCTCGCTGGAACAACCAACTCCTCATGGCCCTGTCCATGCATGAGGAATCTGTGTATGGGGAACGTGCATTGAGGGCAGGCGCCCGTGGCTATGTGATGAAAAACGAAACCACCGAAGAAATCATGAGAGCGATTCGGGAAGTGCTGCGCGGCGAAGTCTACCTAAGCAAGCAAATGAGATCACTCGTGGTACAAAAATTCTTAAATGGTGAGCCAGCCCATGGCCATTTTGGGGTGGAACAGCTCAGCGATAGAGAACTCGAAGTGTTTCAGCTCATTGGCAGCGGTCGAAGGACCGGCCAAATCGCCGCGGAATTGCATCTCAGCATCAAAACAGTGGAAACATACCGTGCCCACATCAAGGAAAAGCTCATGTTGCGTAATGGCATGGAACTGGTTCGACATGCCATTCATTGGATGAATAATCAATGA
- a CDS encoding transcriptional activator RfaH, which produces MAYSNLLRIVIGVDMDKSNNSKQTFGATDGEPAWYCVRSKPKHEHIAAANLSKLQVVETFNPSLRSRKATRRGPVWMTESLFPNYIFARFPFEQMFDEVKYTRGVSSLVHFGTGYPEVPADVIEELRRNFPANELKLSSEVPTAGDQVTITSRALFGLQGVVLRTMPAQRRVQVLLDMLGQTSAVELNLNSVVVERQPLPSQLLS; this is translated from the coding sequence ATGGCGTATTCTAATCTGCTGCGCATCGTAATTGGAGTGGACATGGACAAGTCAAACAATTCAAAACAAACCTTTGGCGCAACTGACGGTGAACCGGCTTGGTATTGTGTTCGCTCAAAGCCCAAGCATGAGCATATTGCGGCGGCCAACCTGAGCAAATTGCAGGTGGTCGAGACTTTCAATCCAAGTCTACGTTCGCGCAAGGCCACACGTCGAGGGCCTGTCTGGATGACCGAATCCTTGTTCCCAAACTACATTTTTGCCAGGTTTCCATTTGAGCAGATGTTTGATGAGGTCAAGTACACCAGGGGCGTAAGTTCTTTGGTACATTTCGGCACTGGTTATCCCGAGGTTCCAGCAGATGTGATTGAAGAATTACGTCGGAACTTCCCTGCCAACGAATTGAAATTGTCATCCGAAGTGCCCACCGCGGGCGATCAGGTCACGATTACGAGCCGGGCCCTGTTCGGTTTGCAAGGAGTGGTGCTCCGGACGATGCCTGCTCAAAGGCGAGTACAGGTTTTGCTCGATATGCTTGGGCAGACCAGCGCAGTGGAATTAAATTTGAATTCTGTCGTGGTAGAAAGGCAGCCGCTGCCCTCGCAATTGCTCTCTTGA
- a CDS encoding PAS domain S-box protein, with the protein MSQPSKLDKNFLPVTREAQRTPAPINYAEGKLNEESWEAICRDLRNRLAEQESTLARIRAQLREETQARKQTEIALHESEERFMLFMNHSPLMTFIKDDRGNYVYGNKRWQSVFGRELSATRVCTDFDLYSRKNAGRICKEDREILATGKNSEIIRSRPAGKNQLNSWLTVKFPYFDPRGRPFIGGVALDITDRKRGAAELKSHATQQATIAKFGQQALSGASPQCLMDEAAALVSTILRADFCAVSELQSERKKLCVRSIKPTQRGEIQSTFSTDAGSQMIYLLRKRRPIFIEDLAAERRFQPSPFLLQHKLVSGMEVIISRSKDAWGVLSVFTRKKRIFSKGEMHFVQAMANTLAAAMERKDAEWALRQSEATLKDFFDNAPVGLHLLGPDGSILRTNKAELLMLGYSADEYVGHHVSHFHVDKQVINEVLDKLPTNRIQNYEARVRCKDGSIKNVVIDLNVLWDEGRFIHARCFSRDITGQRQRERQILEISEREQQRIGQDLHDELCQYLAAIKFKCGLLQRRLARSKLAQAREAGLIETMLNRSIDQAHSLARGLSPVQVEAGGLVSALKELAAHQSNIYDCDCYCRMGKISAVKDATIAIHIYRIAQEATINAIKHGKAGRVAIRLMERNAQLILSVEDDGIGFVPDNNRKTGMGLHLMNYRARTIGATIAIKPGREGGTILTCTLPHPPSTKRSAK; encoded by the coding sequence ATGAGCCAACCGTCAAAACTGGATAAGAATTTTCTCCCGGTGACACGCGAGGCACAGCGGACTCCCGCCCCAATAAATTACGCGGAGGGAAAACTGAATGAGGAGTCCTGGGAAGCAATATGCCGGGATTTACGAAACCGCCTCGCAGAGCAGGAGTCGACGCTTGCCCGCATCCGCGCACAATTGCGGGAGGAAACTCAGGCGCGCAAACAAACCGAGATAGCCCTCCATGAAAGCGAGGAACGCTTCATGTTATTTATGAACCACAGTCCCCTGATGACGTTCATAAAAGATGACCGCGGCAATTACGTTTATGGCAACAAGCGCTGGCAGTCAGTATTCGGCAGGGAGCTGTCGGCAACCAGGGTTTGCACTGATTTCGATTTGTATTCCCGCAAAAATGCCGGACGCATTTGCAAGGAGGATCGGGAAATCCTGGCTACTGGAAAAAACTCCGAGATCATTCGCAGCCGCCCAGCAGGCAAAAACCAGCTTAATTCCTGGCTGACTGTGAAGTTTCCATACTTCGATCCAAGGGGGCGTCCCTTTATAGGCGGAGTGGCCCTCGATATCACCGATCGAAAACGTGGTGCTGCGGAGTTGAAGTCACACGCAACTCAACAGGCGACCATTGCCAAATTTGGGCAGCAGGCCCTCAGCGGCGCGAGCCCTCAATGCCTGATGGATGAAGCGGCCGCTTTGGTGAGCACAATTCTCAGAGCGGATTTTTGCGCTGTGTCAGAACTGCAAAGCGAAAGGAAAAAGCTCTGCGTGCGGTCGATTAAGCCCACCCAAAGAGGGGAAATCCAGTCCACTTTCTCAACGGATGCCGGCTCTCAAATGATCTATTTGTTAAGGAAGCGAAGGCCCATCTTTATTGAAGATCTTGCCGCGGAGAGACGCTTCCAGCCTTCGCCATTTCTTTTGCAGCATAAACTTGTCAGCGGCATGGAGGTAATCATCTCCAGGAGCAAGGACGCATGGGGTGTTTTAAGCGTATTCACGCGGAAGAAACGCATATTTTCAAAAGGGGAGATGCATTTTGTTCAGGCCATGGCGAACACCCTGGCAGCAGCCATGGAACGAAAGGACGCCGAATGGGCTTTGCGCCAAAGCGAAGCCACTCTCAAGGACTTTTTTGATAATGCACCGGTGGGTTTGCATTTGCTGGGCCCTGACGGCAGCATTCTTCGCACGAACAAAGCCGAGCTTCTCATGCTCGGCTACAGCGCGGACGAATACGTGGGACATCACGTTTCCCATTTTCACGTCGATAAACAGGTAATCAACGAAGTTCTGGACAAACTTCCAACCAACCGAATTCAGAACTACGAGGCCCGTGTTCGCTGTAAAGACGGATCCATCAAAAATGTCGTCATAGACCTGAATGTGCTTTGGGACGAAGGCCGCTTCATTCACGCACGCTGCTTCTCGAGGGATATTACCGGCCAAAGACAACGCGAAAGGCAGATTCTGGAAATCAGCGAAAGGGAGCAGCAACGGATCGGACAGGATTTGCATGACGAACTGTGCCAATACCTCGCGGCAATAAAGTTCAAGTGTGGTTTGCTTCAGCGAAGGCTGGCTCGATCGAAGCTTGCTCAAGCCCGCGAAGCCGGCTTAATCGAAACCATGCTCAACCGTTCAATAGATCAGGCCCACAGTCTGGCCCGCGGCCTCTCTCCAGTTCAGGTCGAAGCTGGCGGATTGGTTTCCGCCCTGAAAGAATTGGCCGCGCATCAGTCGAACATCTATGATTGTGATTGCTATTGCCGCATGGGCAAAATTTCGGCAGTAAAGGATGCCACCATTGCCATTCATATATACCGTATTGCACAAGAAGCCACCATCAACGCCATCAAACACGGTAAGGCAGGGAGAGTCGCCATCCGGCTTATGGAAAGAAATGCACAACTGATTCTTTCCGTGGAGGATGATGGCATTGGATTTGTTCCTGACAACAACAGGAAGACGGGCATGGGGCTCCATCTCATGAATTACCGGGCACGAACAATTGGAGCCACCATTGCGATAAAACCGGGACGCGAAGGTGGTACAATTTTAACCTGCACCCTGCCCCATCCACCCTCTACAAAAAGGAGCGCCAAATGA
- a CDS encoding SDR family oxidoreductase, with translation MTSYNDILSSLKKEPRTWLITGVAGFIGSNLLEMLLDAKQNVVGLDNFSTGKLQNLEEALRSVQPAEQKRFQFLAGDIRNLATCRHACEKVDYVLHQAALGSVPKSVEDPIGSNEINVTGFLNMLQAARENKVRRFVYATSSAVYGDSPELPKVESRLGNPLSPYAVTKLINEFYADVFTRTYGMETIGLRYFNVFGPRQDPEGPYAAVIPRWVAAMIKNEPTVIYGDGSTSRDFCFVANVVQANILAATTGNPEALGKVFNVALNSNISLMELFEMLRYKLVRTFPHLQDYKPRYLDFRPGDIRHSQADITKASDLLGYAPTHSVEEGLNTALDWYRRSVITDADERSGLNTSPTFVGA, from the coding sequence ATGACTTCTTATAATGATATTTTGAGCTCTCTCAAAAAGGAGCCAAGAACATGGCTTATTACTGGCGTCGCGGGTTTTATCGGCTCAAATCTGCTCGAAATGTTATTGGATGCAAAACAGAATGTTGTGGGCCTGGACAATTTTTCCACCGGCAAACTACAGAACCTGGAGGAAGCTCTGCGATCGGTGCAGCCTGCCGAGCAGAAGCGTTTTCAATTCCTTGCAGGGGACATCCGGAATCTGGCAACCTGTCGCCATGCTTGTGAAAAGGTAGACTATGTTCTCCACCAGGCGGCCTTGGGTTCCGTCCCGAAGTCGGTGGAAGATCCGATTGGAAGCAACGAAATCAATGTCACTGGCTTCCTCAACATGCTCCAGGCGGCACGCGAAAATAAGGTGCGTCGATTTGTTTACGCGACCAGTAGTGCTGTCTATGGTGACTCACCCGAGCTCCCCAAGGTGGAAAGCAGATTAGGCAACCCGCTTTCGCCTTATGCGGTCACAAAATTGATTAATGAGTTTTATGCCGATGTGTTTACGCGAACCTACGGAATGGAGACCATTGGGTTGCGCTATTTCAACGTTTTTGGACCACGACAGGATCCTGAAGGTCCATACGCGGCCGTGATTCCGCGATGGGTGGCGGCCATGATCAAGAATGAACCAACCGTAATCTACGGCGACGGCTCCACGAGTCGAGATTTCTGCTTCGTGGCTAATGTGGTTCAAGCCAATATTCTGGCAGCGACCACTGGCAATCCGGAAGCTTTGGGAAAAGTTTTCAATGTGGCCCTCAATAGTAACATCAGTTTGATGGAACTCTTCGAAATGCTGCGCTACAAATTGGTTCGCACCTTCCCTCATCTTCAAGATTACAAGCCACGATACCTAGATTTCCGTCCGGGTGACATCCGTCATTCACAGGCAGACATCACCAAGGCTTCAGATTTGCTTGGCTATGCTCCTACTCATTCTGTTGAAGAGGGGCTGAACACGGCTCTCGACTGGTATAGACGAAGTGTGATCACAGATGCTGATGAGCGGAGCGGACTCAACACCTCTCCTACGTTTGTGGGGGCTTGA
- a CDS encoding DegT/DnrJ/EryC1/StrS family aminotransferase, protein MINVPFHKPSIGPEEINEVVDTLKNGWLTTGPKAKLLEKEFACYLAHQYAVAVNSCTAALHLALEAIGLQAGECVLVPSMTFAATAEVVRYFNARPILVDCRSEDFNLDVADAERRILSALSHGEQIRAIIPVHYAGQIGDVAGVAALAKRYDLRIIEDAAHCCPAFYRLDNSAVWQTVGTGADISCYSFYANKAITTGEGGMACTHKSEYAERMRVMSLHGISKDAWKRFTSEGSWYYEITAPGFKYNLTDIAASIGLHQLRKSDDLHRKRTYLANRYAELLGDVDELVLPVAQPNRNHSWHLYVIRLKLDRLLLDRAAVIEELKRAGIGVSVHWLPLHMHPYYRNAYGYEPADLPRSAQLYPEIISLPIFPDMNDAEVEHVCNQLRRIISGHLKISPKLSGKLLIHKPSKIIKTGNGELKL, encoded by the coding sequence ATGATTAATGTCCCTTTCCACAAACCGAGTATTGGTCCCGAGGAGATCAACGAGGTGGTGGATACATTGAAGAACGGCTGGCTTACAACCGGACCGAAAGCAAAGCTCCTGGAGAAAGAGTTCGCCTGCTACCTGGCGCATCAATATGCGGTAGCCGTAAATTCGTGCACGGCCGCGCTCCATTTAGCCTTGGAAGCGATCGGGTTGCAGGCAGGAGAGTGCGTTCTGGTGCCAAGCATGACTTTTGCTGCCACTGCGGAGGTGGTCCGGTATTTTAATGCCCGACCAATACTGGTGGATTGTCGATCAGAAGATTTCAACCTGGATGTGGCGGATGCTGAACGCAGGATTCTATCTGCGTTGAGTCATGGAGAACAGATTAGAGCCATCATTCCGGTCCATTATGCCGGGCAGATCGGCGATGTTGCTGGAGTTGCTGCCCTGGCCAAGCGCTATGATTTGCGGATAATTGAAGATGCTGCTCATTGTTGTCCTGCATTTTATCGACTGGATAATAGTGCGGTCTGGCAAACTGTCGGAACGGGAGCGGACATCAGCTGTTATTCTTTTTACGCCAACAAAGCCATCACCACGGGTGAAGGGGGAATGGCCTGCACCCATAAGTCTGAATATGCAGAACGGATGCGGGTGATGTCGTTGCATGGAATTTCGAAGGATGCGTGGAAGCGGTTTACCTCCGAGGGCTCCTGGTATTATGAGATTACCGCGCCCGGGTTCAAATATAATCTCACGGACATAGCGGCTTCCATTGGGTTGCATCAATTGCGCAAGTCAGATGATTTGCACCGGAAACGAACCTACCTTGCGAATCGATATGCCGAGCTGTTGGGTGACGTTGATGAATTGGTGCTCCCGGTGGCACAGCCAAACCGAAATCATTCCTGGCACCTGTATGTCATCCGGCTGAAACTCGACCGGCTGCTTCTGGATCGTGCGGCTGTTATTGAAGAACTCAAGCGTGCGGGGATAGGCGTAAGCGTCCACTGGTTGCCGTTGCACATGCATCCGTATTACCGAAATGCTTACGGCTATGAACCGGCAGATTTACCCCGGTCGGCCCAATTGTATCCGGAAATCATCAGCCTGCCGATCTTTCCGGACATGAATGATGCGGAAGTTGAACACGTTTGCAATCAGCTCAGAAGAATCATCTCTGGGCATTTAAAGATTTCACCCAAGCTGTCCGGAAAGCTTTTAATCCATAAACCATCGAAAATAATCAAGACAGGCAATGGTGAACTCAAACTTTAA